Proteins encoded in a region of the Streptomyces sp. NBC_01298 genome:
- a CDS encoding polymorphic toxin-type HINT domain-containing protein translates to MRPRVAMVAVLAVFISGLGLPVVEAVAKPPKVWVPPNTALPQTKPVKGSNAKPANAKAPAGKAWNPDAKAKVPSGAATVPLGIAGGPGSAIGGPSVQAGDLPVWVASAKGSKHSAKLSEFATSGSASGEGSLRVEVKDEAKTRAAGVGGVLVALTDAAGSASSGKVQVGFDVSAWSKTTGANWADRARVVRLPDCALTTPGAPGCTTRTPVASHKDASGRLVAEVDAPKAVSAKTSTFESAPSDAPRMLATQAVALAVEAGPSGASGDYSATPLAPSMSWQAGGNAANFTYGYTVEVPSAIAGAGPSVGLAYDSSSIDGRTASTNAQASGFGEGWDWSPGSISRSYKGCKDAGIAESGDECWAGEILSLNLAGHSGQIVRDDTSCVYHLQGEDGTKIERLTGQRNAAWKGEAFKVTTTDGTQYFFGSNRLPGGDGTDPEAKSVSTVPVYFNSGQDKCLGATTPANGTWQQLGWQWNLDYVVDPHQNLVTYRYEQEDNHYGRGGGQNGGTGTNTKYQRGSYPTWIGYGQRLPEQIAAKGAAKPAAQINIKNAERCVVIGAVTCTDTAQRVKANAASWPDTPIDQECPATGTCLNLSPTYFTTKKFTQIATQVWTGTAWRTVDWYDLKQSFQDPGDGTSPTLWLDSVQRNATNGKTAIKLPAVLFQPTQFPNRVDGVVRRPDGTDASAPSYRRPRIQTITTETGGQINVAYKAPECSRLAGTMPSSEDGNTMACMPVKWYLPGQSFADPVNDWFNKIVVQSVTQQDRVGGQVSTVTDYEYGGGIAWHRNDSEFTDSKTRTWDQFRGYATVTTRTGSGNASEAPRTKSVATYLRGMDGDVLANGSTRSISVPDAQGGTIKDENVLSGFVRQSQTYDRDGGAVITDEVTTPWIGPVTATRAQSAGMPPITARAVNTAQVTTRAKLAGGSWRTSERKSTYDATLTTRPLLVDDNSDTSRTDQRLCTTFEYPTGPGGAVTELASRTLVISGVCGQTPTAANTVGDTRSYFDGLAYGQVGATADGTGTEVLEKYDATGKPVYRLNSTSTYDAYGRVTSNTNKVRTDTAHPGGAVTTTEYSPATGVLPSTVTHTNPLGWKSTTTLDIGRSQPLKTTDENSHAAERTYDALGRVVSIWQPGQDSTTDLPVRKFSYTMNGTNAPSAVLSQALMNDNSYTSSYSIYDGLGRVRQTQANAPSGVAGRMITDALFDSHGWQTKTSAAYYTDQGAPSAAVFLPNGGVQPDSKIPAQTVQVFDGLGRVTASVIQSFGVEQSRSTTQYPGVDETRQIPPAGGFATATITNGTTSILRQYKSNTPTGAYDETTYLSNTQGQELSRKDSAGNEWTFAYDLLGRPVKTTDPDVGISTTVYDDKKNLTTTTDARLKSATTVSDILGRTVATYEGTAADPAKQVGAFTYDGKKLGKPDTTTRYVGGKTGSAYVSEVTGYDGGYRSLGTKVTIPAAEKELAGTYESVNTYDAYGQLKTTALPGIPKAGLGVETLTFGSDVAGNLTSLGGKIGLARTPYLVDVRYDPYGRAIRTTVGDTGMQVVSTDDYDAGSGRPVRSTLDKQTAATASVDVLDYTYNKAGLITSVGDTQDGTGRDLQCFTHDYLGRLTQAWTDTGTQTTAPAPSVRGIGGCANSAGPAVDGTGKPSVGGTAPYWQQYEYDAMGNRKKLVKKDATGNAAKDVTITQTFGPKNNTPSTDPQTGGGTGGPHALMSTTETGPSGTKVTSYTYDATGNTAAVTNTAGTKALTWNGQGKLDKIIGTGESAGTGYLYDTGGNQLIRRDPTSTTLNLGTDQITLDTASGKVTNVRTYGMPGGLSVTRTTSTTSGSTLTYQSSDHHGTGGVQFKVSDLAHVRRASDPFGNERGTQPAPGAWAGDKGFLGGTKEKSTGFTLLGAREYDPTTGRFISADPIINAGNPQQWNAYAYSENDPVNKSDATGLESCFGVAYCSGSNGTDLGSTFDPNYGKKPPTGNDDEPSDTELKASTKKVSDAKKKRDQLIDEVIDVVGDLIGYNDARDCFTKGDVMACINTALNFVPWGKLFKAVKVGIKAFKIYKEMNKAYDAIHEAERGAAKAAEAYSTAKKALKEARDAEAKAAKSASEKAAKESAGDSAGTEAKSVADEADAAKADSGSADSPSGPSCAKKNSFPTGTHVQMADGSTKAIEDVRVGDTVMATDPQTGRTGPKKVTATITTPDDKEFTDLTLTDEAAPRGPPAKITSTSHHPYWSETRHQWIDAGELTVGEQLLQPDGTTLTVTAGRNYRYAVTTHNLTVDDVHTYYVLAGLAPVLVHNCDDFIGPQDHVALGREMKDGSASVEKFAGVVQARHFMNSKDWEGDVIAAVGKLGRGEGRISFLLDGLPGDTQGSAKVLKLARAAADGKGKPMATQWELIQIDDAGLMDKVDFYRWNKRLGAYAKVK, encoded by the coding sequence ATGCGACCACGTGTTGCGATGGTCGCCGTGCTCGCGGTGTTCATCTCCGGCCTGGGCTTGCCCGTGGTCGAAGCGGTGGCGAAGCCGCCGAAGGTGTGGGTGCCGCCGAATACGGCGCTCCCGCAGACCAAGCCCGTCAAGGGCTCGAATGCCAAACCCGCCAACGCCAAGGCGCCGGCCGGTAAGGCGTGGAACCCGGACGCCAAGGCGAAAGTCCCGTCCGGTGCCGCAACCGTCCCGCTCGGCATTGCCGGTGGGCCGGGTTCCGCGATAGGCGGCCCGTCGGTTCAGGCCGGCGATTTGCCCGTCTGGGTTGCTTCCGCCAAGGGATCGAAGCATTCGGCAAAGCTGTCGGAATTCGCGACTTCCGGTTCCGCTTCCGGCGAGGGCTCGCTGCGGGTGGAGGTGAAGGACGAGGCGAAGACGCGTGCGGCCGGTGTCGGGGGTGTCCTCGTCGCGCTGACCGATGCGGCGGGCAGCGCCTCGTCCGGGAAGGTGCAGGTCGGGTTCGATGTCTCGGCATGGTCGAAGACGACTGGCGCGAACTGGGCTGACCGTGCGCGCGTGGTGCGTCTGCCCGACTGTGCGCTGACCACTCCGGGCGCGCCGGGCTGCACGACGCGTACGCCGGTCGCGTCCCACAAGGACGCCTCGGGCCGTCTGGTCGCGGAGGTCGACGCTCCCAAGGCGGTGTCCGCGAAGACGAGCACGTTCGAGTCGGCTCCGTCGGACGCTCCGCGGATGCTGGCGACGCAGGCCGTCGCGCTCGCGGTGGAGGCGGGTCCGTCGGGGGCGAGCGGTGACTACAGCGCGACCCCGCTGGCGCCGTCCATGTCGTGGCAGGCCGGTGGGAACGCCGCGAACTTCACCTACGGCTACACGGTCGAGGTTCCCTCCGCGATCGCGGGTGCGGGGCCGAGCGTGGGCCTGGCCTACGACTCCTCCTCCATCGACGGCCGTACGGCGTCGACGAACGCGCAGGCGTCCGGTTTCGGTGAGGGCTGGGACTGGAGTCCGGGCTCGATCTCGCGTTCTTACAAGGGCTGTAAGGACGCGGGGATCGCGGAGTCGGGTGACGAGTGCTGGGCCGGGGAGATCCTGTCCCTGAACCTGGCGGGCCACTCGGGCCAGATCGTCCGCGACGACACGAGCTGCGTCTATCACCTCCAGGGTGAGGACGGTACGAAGATCGAGCGTCTGACCGGGCAGCGCAACGCCGCCTGGAAGGGCGAGGCCTTCAAGGTCACCACGACCGACGGCACCCAGTACTTCTTCGGCTCCAACCGCCTGCCCGGCGGCGACGGCACCGACCCGGAGGCCAAGTCGGTCTCGACGGTGCCGGTGTACTTCAACAGCGGTCAGGACAAGTGCCTGGGCGCGACGACGCCGGCGAACGGGACGTGGCAGCAGCTGGGCTGGCAGTGGAACCTCGACTACGTCGTGGACCCGCACCAGAACCTGGTCACCTACCGCTACGAGCAGGAAGACAACCACTACGGGCGTGGTGGCGGCCAGAACGGTGGCACCGGCACCAATACGAAGTACCAGCGGGGCTCCTACCCGACCTGGATCGGCTACGGCCAGCGCCTGCCCGAGCAGATAGCCGCGAAGGGCGCGGCGAAGCCGGCCGCCCAGATCAACATCAAGAACGCCGAACGCTGCGTGGTGATCGGGGCGGTCACCTGCACGGACACCGCTCAGCGCGTCAAGGCGAACGCCGCTTCCTGGCCGGACACTCCGATCGACCAGGAGTGCCCGGCGACCGGTACGTGCCTGAACCTCTCCCCGACCTACTTCACGACGAAGAAGTTCACCCAGATCGCGACTCAGGTCTGGACGGGTACGGCCTGGCGCACGGTCGACTGGTACGACCTCAAGCAGTCTTTCCAGGACCCGGGTGACGGCACGTCCCCGACGCTGTGGCTGGACTCGGTCCAGCGCAACGCCACCAACGGCAAGACCGCGATCAAGCTCCCCGCGGTCCTGTTCCAGCCGACGCAGTTCCCCAACCGTGTCGACGGCGTCGTCCGGCGGCCGGACGGTACGGACGCTTCGGCGCCGAGCTACCGGCGTCCGCGCATCCAGACGATCACCACCGAGACCGGTGGCCAGATCAACGTCGCCTACAAGGCTCCCGAGTGCTCGCGCCTCGCGGGGACGATGCCGTCCTCCGAGGACGGCAACACGATGGCCTGCATGCCGGTCAAGTGGTACCTGCCCGGCCAGTCCTTCGCGGACCCGGTCAACGACTGGTTCAACAAGATCGTCGTCCAGTCCGTGACCCAGCAGGACAGGGTCGGCGGCCAGGTCTCCACGGTCACGGACTACGAGTACGGCGGCGGCATCGCCTGGCACCGCAACGACTCGGAGTTCACCGACTCCAAGACCCGCACCTGGGACCAGTTCCGCGGCTACGCCACCGTCACCACGAGGACGGGTAGCGGCAACGCGAGCGAAGCCCCTCGTACCAAGAGCGTCGCCACTTACCTGCGCGGTATGGACGGCGACGTCCTGGCCAACGGCAGCACGCGCAGCATCAGCGTCCCCGACGCACAGGGCGGGACGATCAAGGACGAGAACGTCCTGTCCGGCTTCGTCCGCCAGAGCCAGACCTACGACCGTGACGGCGGAGCCGTCATCACGGACGAGGTGACCACGCCGTGGATCGGTCCGGTCACCGCGACCCGCGCCCAGTCGGCGGGGATGCCGCCGATCACGGCCCGTGCGGTGAACACGGCTCAGGTCACCACCCGCGCGAAGCTCGCCGGCGGAAGCTGGCGCACGAGCGAGCGCAAGTCCACCTACGACGCGACGCTCACGACCCGGCCCCTCCTGGTCGACGACAACAGCGACACCTCCCGCACCGACCAGCGTCTGTGCACCACGTTCGAGTACCCGACCGGCCCGGGTGGCGCGGTGACGGAGCTCGCTTCGCGCACGCTGGTCATCTCGGGCGTCTGCGGTCAGACACCGACCGCGGCGAACACCGTCGGCGACACCCGCTCCTACTTCGACGGTCTGGCCTACGGCCAGGTCGGAGCCACGGCGGACGGCACGGGCACCGAGGTCCTGGAGAAGTACGACGCGACCGGCAAGCCGGTCTACCGCCTCAACTCCACCTCGACCTACGACGCCTACGGCCGTGTCACCAGCAACACCAACAAGGTCCGCACCGACACCGCCCACCCCGGCGGCGCCGTCACGACGACCGAGTACTCCCCGGCCACCGGGGTGCTGCCGAGCACGGTGACGCACACCAACCCGCTGGGCTGGAAGTCGACCACCACGCTCGACATCGGCCGCTCCCAGCCGCTGAAGACCACCGACGAGAACAGTCACGCCGCCGAGCGCACGTATGACGCGCTCGGGCGGGTCGTCTCCATCTGGCAGCCCGGTCAGGACTCCACCACGGACCTGCCGGTCCGCAAGTTCTCCTACACGATGAACGGCACCAACGCGCCGTCCGCCGTTCTGAGCCAGGCGCTCATGAACGACAACTCCTACACGTCCAGCTACTCGATCTACGACGGTCTGGGCCGGGTCCGCCAGACCCAGGCCAACGCTCCCTCGGGCGTGGCCGGCCGGATGATCACGGACGCGCTGTTCGACTCCCACGGCTGGCAGACCAAGACCAGCGCCGCCTACTACACGGACCAGGGCGCACCCTCCGCGGCCGTCTTCCTGCCCAACGGCGGTGTTCAGCCCGACAGCAAGATCCCGGCCCAGACCGTCCAGGTCTTCGACGGCCTCGGCCGCGTCACCGCGTCCGTCATCCAGTCGTTCGGCGTGGAGCAGTCCCGCTCCACGACCCAGTACCCGGGCGTGGACGAGACCCGTCAGATCCCGCCGGCCGGCGGTTTCGCCACGGCGACGATCACCAACGGCACCACCTCGATCCTGCGCCAGTACAAGTCGAACACGCCCACCGGTGCGTACGACGAGACGACGTACCTGTCCAACACCCAGGGGCAGGAGCTCTCGCGGAAGGACTCCGCGGGCAACGAGTGGACCTTCGCCTACGACCTCCTGGGCCGTCCGGTGAAGACCACCGACCCGGACGTCGGGATCAGCACGACCGTCTACGACGACAAGAAGAACCTCACCACCACCACGGACGCACGCCTCAAGAGCGCCACCACGGTGTCCGACATCCTCGGTCGCACCGTCGCGACGTACGAGGGCACGGCCGCCGATCCGGCCAAGCAGGTCGGTGCGTTCACCTACGACGGCAAGAAGCTCGGCAAGCCCGACACCACCACCCGCTACGTGGGCGGCAAGACGGGCAGCGCCTACGTGTCGGAGGTGACCGGTTACGACGGCGGGTACCGCTCCCTCGGTACCAAGGTCACCATCCCGGCGGCGGAGAAGGAACTCGCCGGCACGTACGAGTCGGTCAACACCTACGACGCGTACGGGCAGCTGAAGACGACCGCCCTGCCCGGCATCCCCAAGGCCGGCCTCGGTGTCGAGACGCTGACGTTCGGTTCGGACGTCGCGGGCAACCTGACCTCGCTCGGCGGCAAGATCGGGCTGGCCAGGACCCCGTACCTCGTGGACGTGCGCTACGACCCCTACGGGCGGGCCATCCGCACCACGGTCGGTGACACCGGCATGCAGGTCGTCTCCACGGACGACTACGACGCCGGAAGCGGCCGTCCGGTCCGCTCCACCCTGGACAAGCAGACGGCCGCGACGGCCAGTGTGGACGTCCTGGACTACACCTACAACAAGGCCGGCCTGATCACCTCGGTGGGTGACACCCAGGACGGCACCGGCCGTGACCTGCAGTGCTTCACGCACGACTACCTGGGACGGCTGACGCAGGCCTGGACCGACACCGGTACCCAGACCACGGCTCCCGCGCCCAGCGTTCGCGGCATCGGCGGCTGCGCCAACTCGGCCGGCCCGGCCGTAGACGGCACGGGCAAGCCCAGCGTGGGCGGCACCGCTCCGTACTGGCAGCAGTACGAGTACGACGCGATGGGCAACCGCAAGAAGCTGGTGAAGAAGGACGCCACCGGCAACGCGGCCAAGGACGTCACGATCACCCAGACGTTCGGCCCGAAGAACAACACCCCGTCCACCGACCCGCAGACGGGCGGCGGCACCGGCGGTCCGCACGCACTGATGTCCACGACCGAGACCGGCCCGTCCGGAACCAAGGTCACCTCCTACACCTACGACGCGACCGGAAACACCGCGGCCGTCACCAACACCGCCGGCACCAAGGCCCTGACCTGGAACGGCCAGGGCAAGCTGGACAAGATCATCGGAACCGGTGAGAGCGCCGGCACCGGCTACCTCTACGACACCGGTGGCAACCAGCTCATCCGCCGCGACCCCACCAGCACCACGCTGAACCTCGGCACCGACCAGATCACCCTGGACACCGCCAGCGGCAAGGTCACCAACGTCCGCACCTACGGGATGCCCGGCGGCCTGTCCGTCACCCGCACCACCAGCACCACCAGTGGCTCCACGCTCACCTACCAGAGCTCTGACCACCACGGCACCGGCGGAGTCCAGTTCAAGGTCTCCGACCTCGCCCACGTCCGGCGCGCCTCCGACCCGTTCGGCAACGAACGCGGCACCCAGCCCGCCCCCGGCGCCTGGGCCGGAGACAAGGGGTTCCTGGGCGGCACCAAGGAGAAGTCCACCGGATTCACCCTCCTCGGCGCCCGCGAGTACGACCCCACCACCGGCCGGTTCATCAGCGCCGACCCGATCATCAACGCGGGCAACCCCCAGCAGTGGAACGCCTACGCCTACTCCGAGAACGATCCGGTCAACAAGTCCGACGCGACGGGCCTGGAGAGCTGCTTCGGAGTCGCGTACTGCTCGGGCAGCAACGGCACCGACCTCGGCTCCACGTTCGACCCGAACTACGGCAAGAAGCCGCCGACCGGCAACGACGACGAGCCGTCGGACACCGAGCTCAAGGCATCCACGAAGAAGGTCTCCGACGCCAAGAAGAAGCGCGACCAGCTGATCGACGAAGTCATCGACGTGGTCGGTGACCTGATCGGATACAACGACGCCCGGGACTGCTTCACCAAGGGCGACGTGATGGCCTGCATCAACACGGCCCTGAACTTCGTCCCCTGGGGCAAGCTCTTCAAGGCCGTCAAGGTCGGCATCAAGGCCTTCAAGATCTACAAGGAGATGAACAAGGCCTACGACGCCATCCACGAAGCCGAACGCGGAGCCGCGAAGGCCGCCGAGGCCTACAGCACGGCGAAAAAGGCACTGAAGGAAGCACGCGACGCCGAAGCCAAGGCGGCCAAATCCGCATCGGAGAAGGCCGCCAAGGAATCAGCCGGCGACAGCGCCGGAACAGAGGCCAAATCGGTGGCGGACGAAGCCGACGCCGCGAAGGCCGACAGCGGTTCGGCCGACTCTCCCTCGGGTCCGTCCTGCGCCAAGAAGAACAGCTTCCCGACCGGCACTCACGTCCAGATGGCCGACGGCAGCACCAAGGCGATCGAAGACGTCCGCGTCGGTGACACCGTGATGGCCACGGACCCCCAGACGGGCAGAACCGGCCCCAAGAAGGTCACCGCCACCATCACCACCCCCGACGACAAGGAATTCACCGACCTCACCCTCACCGACGAGGCCGCTCCCCGCGGTCCGCCCGCGAAGATCACCTCCACCTCTCACCACCCCTACTGGAGCGAAACCCGCCACCAGTGGATCGATGCCGGCGAACTCACTGTCGGCGAGCAGCTCCTCCAGCCGGACGGCACCACCCTCACGGTGACTGCCGGCCGTAACTACCGCTACGCCGTCACCACCCACAACCTCACCGTCGACGATGTCCACACGTACTATGTGCTGGCAGGGCTCGCCCCGGTCCTCGTCCACAATTGCGACGACTTCATCGGTCCCCAGGACCACGTGGCCCTCGGGCGGGAAATGAAGGACGGGTCGGCCAGCGTCGAGAAGTTCGCGGGCGTGGTTCAGGCGCGTCATTTCATGAACTCCAAGGACTGGGAGGGAGACGTGATCGCCGCCGTCGGCAAGCTCGGCCGGGGCGAGGGAAGAATCTCCTTCCTGCTCGACGGACTTCCCGGAGACACCCAGGGTTCGGCCAAGGTGCTGAAGCTCGCGAGGGCGGCCGCCGATGGCAAGGGCAAACCGATGGCCACCCAGTGGGAACTCATCCAGATCGATGACGCGGGACTGATGGACAAGGTCGACTTCTACCGCTGGAACAAGCGGTTGGGCGCCTACGCGAAGGTGAAGTGA